The Minwuia thermotolerans genomic interval CCGGATCGGGGTGTGCGTCCGGGCCGGCGCAGAGCGCCGCCGTGATCGCGGCGAGGTTGACCGCATGGGCGCCGAAGGGCGCGGCGGCCAGCGTGAACAGCCCCGTGCCGGTGAACAGCGGCCCGGGCGCCGGGCGGTAGCCATTGGCGTTGAGCACGGCGATGCCGGGGATGTTCTGCGAGGCCATGGTGACAAGGAAGAGCGGAAGGGCGAGCCCCAGCGCTTCCAGCGTGAACTGCGGCGCAATCGGCATCGGCGTCGCCATGACCGGTCCCAGGTCGTCGGCGCTCACCTCCGTCTGCGTGACGATCAGCACAGCGGTGACCAGCACCGCCGCGGGGACGGCGAACAGCCGGTTGATCCGCGCGACGGCGATCCAGGCCAGCACGATCAGGATGCCGGCCAGCGGCTGCTCGGCGATGGCGCGGACCGGCGCCAGGCAGAGCCCGAACAGGACGCCGGCCAGCATGGCGTTGGCCAGCGGTCCGGGAATACGCTGCACCGCGCGGCCGAAGGGCCGGAACAGGCCCGCGGCGATGATCAGCAAGCCGGAGATGACGAAGGCGCCGACGGCCTCGGCGAAGCCGCCGTCGAGGGCCGCCGAGGAGGCCAGCAGCGCGCCGCCCGGCGTCGACCAGGCGATGGAGATCGGCTGCTTCAGCCAGGCGCTGAACAGGATGGCTGGCAGGCCCATGGCGAGCGACAGCGCCATCAGCCCCGACGCGGCCTCCGCGGGGCTCGCGCCCACTGCGGTCAGGCCGGCGAGGATGACGGCGAAGGAACTGGCGAAGCCGACGACCGCCGCCAGCAGCCCGGCGCCGACCGCCTGGGCGGAGATGTCTCGGAACATGTGAATTGCGTCTCCAGACTGTCACGCCCGCTTCATGCGGGCATCCGGGCATTCGTCAACCTGACGGCGAAGCCGCACCGGGCCCCCGCACAAGGCGAGGGCGACAAACAGGCGGTTCTCAATCGTCCCCTGAACCTTCCTTCGCCGCCTTCTTCAGGTCGGGCTCGTGGTGGGAGCCGAGCGGCGTGTTGGGGCCGGCGGAGTGTTTCAGCGCCTCGGCCGCACGCGGGTTTTCGTTGATCTTGGCAAGGATCGCCTGGCCGGCGCGCTCGAAGCTGTCGCGGTGGGCGACGACGTACTCCCGGCTCTCGCGGTAGGCGTCGAGCATGCCGTTGAGTTCGGGCACCACATAGCGGGCGACCAGATCCCAGCTCTTGCGCGTGTTCTGGCGGCTGGCCCAGTCGTGGACGAAGCCGATGGCGACGCCGAAGCCGCCGGTCAGCTCGATCAGGTCGCGCAGGCGCTGGACCAGGTCGTCGGGCGTGCCGATGACCGCGGTGGCGCCGTCGGCGAAGGCGGTGAGCTCGACGGCCTCGTCGCGGTCCCTGAAGGCCTCGACGCCCGGGCGCATCAGGGTGCCGACATTGTATTCGTTGTGCCAGCGGAACAGGCCGTCCCGGGCCTCCTCGATCGCCTTTTCGCGGGTCTCGGCGATGTGCCACATCAGCACGATGCGCCAGTTCTTCCGGTCGACCGTGTTGCCGTGCCTGGCCGCCGATTCCTCGGCGAAGCTCCACTGGGTCGAGAGGTTCTGCAGGCCGGCCGTCGACATGGAGCCGATGGAGAGGACGCCGGTGCCGTGCTTGCCGGCCAGCGTCATGCCCGAGGGGCTGATCATGGAGGCGACGGCGAAGGGCATGTCCTCCTGCAGCGGCAGCAGCTGCAGCTTGGCGTCGCGGATGGTGAACCAGTCGCTCTCGTGGGTGACGCGCTCCTCGCCGCGCAGCAGCTTGCGGATGACGCCCACGGCCTCGTCCTGGCGGTCGCGCTGGGTCATCGGGTCGATGCCCATCAGCCAGGCGTCGGACGGCAGCGCGCCGGGCCCGGAGCCGAAGATGGCCCGGCCGCCGGTCATGTGGTCGAGCTGCACCATGCGCTGGGCGACGATGAACGGGTGGTGGTAGGGCAGGGAGACGACGCCGGTGCCGAGCCTGATGCGGTGGCTGCGCTGCCCCGCGGCGGCAAGGAACATCTCTGGTGAGGCGATCACCTCCCAGCCGGTCGAATGATGCTCGCCGCACCAGAATTCCTCGTAGCCCAGCTTGTCCAGCAGTTCGACGAGTTCCAGGTCGGCCTGGAACTGCAGCATCGGATGCTCGCCGATCGGATGATGGGGCGCCAGGAATGCGCCGAACTTCAGGCCCGCCATGTCGGTTTTCCCCCTCCGGGTCTCGTTGTTTGCAGAAACTAGATCAGTTCCGCGCGCATGGGAATGTCGCGGGACAACCGCCGATCCGAGTATGGCGGGCGTGCCCCCGATGGCCTAGGATCGCGGCCATCGACGCATTCCGGGGAGGAGAAGAACATGGGCATGCTGGACGGCAAGGTCGCCATCGTCACCGGCGCGGGCCGCGGCATCGGCCGTGAGATCGCAACGCAGCTCGCCGGGCACGGCGCGAAAGTCGTGGTCAACGACCTGGACGACGCGCCCGCCAACGAGACGGTGGACGCCATCAAGGCCGCCGGCGGCGAGGCGATCGCCTATGCCGGCAGCGTCACCGAGAAGGACTTCGCCGAACGCTTCGTGCAGAAGGCGATCGACACCTGGGGCAACCTGCACATTATCGTCAACAACGCCGGCTACACGTGGGATGCGGTGATCCAGAAGATGTCGGAGGAACAGTTCGACGCCATGATCGACGTCCACCTGAAGGCGCCGTGGCGGATCTGCAAGGCGGCCTCGGAATTCATCCGCGTGAAGTCCAAGGAGGAGGCGGAGAAGGGCGGCGTCACCGTGCGCAAGGTGGTGAACATCTCGTCTGTCTCCGGCACGCGCGGCAATGCCGGCCAGACCAACTATTCGTCGGGCAAGGCGGGCGTGGTCGGCCTGACCAAGACGCTGGCCAAGGAGTGGGGCCGCTATCAGGTCAACGTCAACGCGGTGGCCTTCGGCTTCATCCAGACCCGTCTGACCGAGGCGACCGACGAGAAGAAGATGATCGACGTCGAGGGCAACAAGGTGCCGATCGGCGTGCCGACCCAGAACATCGCCGCCATCGAGCGCATGATCCCCATGGGCCGCGGCGGAACGCCGGCCGAGGCCGCCGGCGCGGTGGTCATGCTCTGCCTGCCGCTGTCGGACTATGTCAGCGGCCAGATGCTGGAAGTCACCGGCGGCAACTGACCGGCGAACCGGACGAGGGAGGAGCGAATGGCGCCGAAACAGCGCATGGCGGTGACGGTCCCGGCGGGACCGAAGCTGGAGGATACGGCCAAGCGCCTGCAATGGGCCGAGGCGAACGGCTATGACGATGCGTGGTTCTCCGACTCGGGCGCGCCGGATTCGCTGACGGCCATCGCCGCGCTGGCGCACCGCGTCGAGCGGCTGCGCATCGGCATCGCGGTCACGCCGGTGTTCTCGCGGACCCCGGCGGTGCTGGCGGCGACGGCGAACGTGCTGGGCCAGGCGCTGCCCGGCCGCTTCGTCTTCGGCCTCGGCGCCTCCAGCCAGACCATGATGCAGAACTGGCACGGCCTGGAATACGAGAAGCCGCTGACCCGGGTGAAGGAAACCGCGGTCATGGTCCGCTCCATGCTGGCCGGCGAGAAATCGGACTTCGACCTGGAGACGCTGAAGAGTCACGGCTACCGCCAGCCGCCGTCCGATCCCATGGTGCCGCTCTATCTCGCGGCGCTGCGTCCTAAGATGATCGAGATGGCCGCCGAGGTGGGCGACGGCGTCGTCTTCAACCTCTGGCCCCGCAAGGCGCTGCCGAAGATGGTGGAGCACGTCCACACCGGCGCGGCGCGCGGCGGCAAGGACGGCGCCGGCGTGGAGATCGTCAACCGCTACATGGTGCTGGTCACCGATGACAAGGCGGAGGCGCGCAACCGCTTCCGCGCCGCTTTCGCGCCCTACTACGCGACGCCGGTCTACAACAGCTTCCTCGCCTGGGCGGGCTACGAGGACGCCGCCCGGCAGATCCGGGAAGGCTGGGCCGAGAAGGACCGGGCCAAGACCACCGGCGCGCTGGAAGACGACCTGATCGACGACATCGCGGTGATCGGCAACGAGGACGAGTGCCGCGAGCGCATCCGCTGGGCAGCGGAGACGGGCATCCACACCCATATCGTGGCGCCGCTGACGCAGGATCCGGCGGAGGTGGAGCGCACCTTCGCGGCCTTCCGCCCGGAGGTGTTCGACCTGGCGGCCTGAAAGAGAAGGGCAGAACCATGAGCGAAAACAGGGTGGCGCTGGTCACCGGGGCCGGCTCGGGCGTCGGACAGGCCGCGGCGGTGGCGCTGTCGAAGGCGGGCTACGACCTCGTGATCTCCGGGCGGCGCACGGAGAAGCTGGACGAAACCGCGGCGGCGATGGGCGCCGGCGACGACCGGGTGCTGAAGGTGCAGTGCGACGTCGGCGACCCCGAGTCCGTGCGGCTGATGTTCGACGCCTGCGTCGACCGTTTCGGCCGGCTGGACGTCCTGTTCAACAACGCCGGGACCGGCGCGCCGCCCGTGCCGATGGACGAACTGACGCCGGAACAGTGGCTGACCGTGGTCAACGCCAATTTCAACGGCGTCTTCTACTGCACCCAGAACGCCTTCCGGGTGATGAAGTCGCAGACGCCGATGGGCGGACGGATCATCAACAACGGCTCGATCTCGGCCCATGCGCCCCGGCCCTACTCGGCCCCCTACACGGCGACCAAGCATGCGGTGACCGGGCTCACCAGGTCGACCTCCCTGGACGGCCGCGAGTTCGACATCGCCTGCAGCCAGATCGATATCGGCAATGCGGCGACACCGATGACCGCGCGCATGCCCGAAGGCGTGCCGCAGCCCGACGGCTCGGTCCGCGCCGAGCCGGTGATGGACGTCCAGCACGTGGCCGACGCGGTGGTCTACATGGCCAACCTGCCGCTGGACGCCAACGTGCTGTTCATGACCGTGATGGCGACCAAGATGCCCTATGTGGGGCGGGGGTAGATGATCCTGCCCGTCACCCCCGCCCTGTGCGGGGGGTCCGGTGCGGCTTCGCCGCGAGTCCATGCATGACCGGATGCCCGCATGAAGCGGGCATGACGCTGATGCACGGCGACCAGACTACACCGCCAGCGTCACCTTCTCGTGGTCGTTGACCGCGTAGCAGTAGAGGCATCCGTGGGCGCAGCTGTCATAGCGGCCGATATCGCGCGACTCCGCGCATTCGCAGCCCGGCCGGTTGCCCTTGCGCTTCGCGCGGAACGCCGCCCCGCCGATCCGCGCCAGCCGTGCCGCGTCGACGCACTTCGCCGGCTTCAGGTTGTCTGACAGCAGATGCGGCTGACTGCAGAGCGTCGCCGTCATGTTGCGCGCCGCGGCAATAGCGCCAAGATCGCCCAGCAATCCGCGCTTCTCTTCATCGGGCGGGTCGTCGACGGCGAGCGCCGGGGCGTGGCGCTTCAGGTTCCGCCGCGACTTGGCGTAGAGCGTCGCCGCCGAGAGCGTGACTTCGTCCGTCACGCCCGTCAGCGCATCGGCCAGACGGGCGAAGTTCTGGCGGTGGAAGGCGGCGTCCGTCTCGCTGGTCCAGATCACGGGATCGTAACGCCAGACCACCGTGCCCGGCCCGAAATCGCCGACGATCCGGCGCATTTCCGCGATGGCATGGTCCGCGGGCGGGACGCCGCGCTCCAGCGTCTCCGGGTATCCGGTGACGGTGTACTGGACGACGAAGGGCGCGCGCTTGCCGGCCGCGGCGAGCCCTTCGCGGAAGGGGCGGGCATTGCGCGTCCAGAAGATGAAGCCGTCGACGTCCGTCGCTTCCAGGGAAACGCGATAGGGCCGGCTGCCATAGGGGTTCGGCACGTCGGCGAAGCCGGCCCGGAGCTGTGACAGGAAGCGCGGCCCGTGAAAGGCCGGAACGTCGCTGCGGTAGCTGGCCGATACGATCAGTGGTTCGGGTTGCGCTCGGCGAACGCCTTCTGCTGCTCGGGGCTGGCCTCGGACTGATGCTTCGCCTTCCACTCCGAATAGGGCATGCCGTAGATGATCTCGCGGGATTCCTCCTTCGACATCTCGATGCCCTTGTCCTCGGCGGCTTCGCGGTACCAGTTCGACAGGCAGTTGCGGCAGAACCCGGCGAGGTTCATCAGGTCGATGTTCTGCACGTCCGTGTTCTCGCGCAGATGGGAAACGAGACGGCGGAATGCGGCCGCCTGCAGCTCGGTTTCGGTCTTCTGATCCATGGCCGATCCTCCATTGTTCCGCATCAGATGTGGTTCATCGCCCGGGCGGAGTAAAGCGCTCAGTCGAGGCCTTCGGCGCTGTGCGCGATCAGTTCGTCGACCACGGCACGGAAGGCGGCCGCCTCGCCGTCGCCGGCAGCCAGCCGCTTCTCGAAGGTCGCCATCTGCAGGTCGGCCGAGGTGCCGCGCATGGCGATGTTGCGGGCGTGGCGGACCTCGGCCTGACAGCCAAGCGCTTCGGCGTCCTCGGCGGTCAGCTCCAGGATTTCCTCCAGCAGGTCGGCGAAGGGCACCTGTTCGCCGATGCCGAAGTCGACCAGCGCGCCGCGCGCGCCGTGACGCATCGCCAGCCAGCGGTTCTCCTTGATCAGGGCGGCCGGGTAGATGCGCCAGCGCTGATTGCGCCGTTTCAGCCGCCAGAGCATGCGCAGCAGGCAGGTGAAGAGCGCGGCCACCGCGATCGCGTCGTCCAGCCGGGTGCAGACGTCGGTCACGCGCATTTCCAGCGTCGGAAACTTGGCGCTCGGGCGGATGTCCCACCAGAGCTTTGTGGCGTCCTCGATGACACCCGCGTTGATGAACTGGTGCACCAGACGCTCGTATTCCCCGTAGCTGGAGAAGGTTTCCGGCATGCCGGTCCGGGGCAGGGCGTCGAAGACCGTGAGGCGGTAGGAACTGAGCCCGGACCGCCGACCCTGCCAGAAGGGAGAGGACGTCGTCAGCGCCAGCAGATGGGGCAGGAAGTAGCGGACCTGGTTCATCAGGTCGATGCGCAGATCCTCGTCGTCGATGCAGACATGGACGTGCATGCCGCAGATCAGCAGCCGCCTGACCACCGCCTGCAGGTCCCGGGCGAGGGTCTCGTAGCGTTCCTTGCGGGTGGGGTGCTGGCGCGTCCACTCGGCGAATGGGTGGGTCGAAGCGGCCGCGAAGGCCAGCCCCTCCTCGGCCACGGCGTCGCGTACGGCGCGCCGCAGCTCGGTCAACGCCGTCCGCGCCTCTCCGACCGTCCGGCAGACCCGCGTGCCGACCTCGATCTGGGCGCGGAGGAATTCCGGC includes:
- a CDS encoding benzoate/H(+) symporter BenE family transporter; protein product: MFRDISAQAVGAGLLAAVVGFASSFAVILAGLTAVGASPAEAASGLMALSLAMGLPAILFSAWLKQPISIAWSTPGGALLASSAALDGGFAEAVGAFVISGLLIIAAGLFRPFGRAVQRIPGPLANAMLAGVLFGLCLAPVRAIAEQPLAGILIVLAWIAVARINRLFAVPAAVLVTAVLIVTQTEVSADDLGPVMATPMPIAPQFTLEALGLALPLFLVTMASQNIPGIAVLNANGYRPAPGPLFTGTGLFTLAAAPFGAHAVNLAAITAALCAGPDAHPDPARRYWAGIMSGVFYVLLAFTAGWATAFIGAAPPVLIEAVAGLALLGAFAGAVVGAVEKPEGREAAVITFIVTASGLAFFGISGAFWGLLAGGAVWALDRWRKA
- a CDS encoding LLM class flavin-dependent oxidoreductase, with the translated sequence MAGLKFGAFLAPHHPIGEHPMLQFQADLELVELLDKLGYEEFWCGEHHSTGWEVIASPEMFLAAAGQRSHRIRLGTGVVSLPYHHPFIVAQRMVQLDHMTGGRAIFGSGPGALPSDAWLMGIDPMTQRDRQDEAVGVIRKLLRGEERVTHESDWFTIRDAKLQLLPLQEDMPFAVASMISPSGMTLAGKHGTGVLSIGSMSTAGLQNLSTQWSFAEESAARHGNTVDRKNWRIVLMWHIAETREKAIEEARDGLFRWHNEYNVGTLMRPGVEAFRDRDEAVELTAFADGATAVIGTPDDLVQRLRDLIELTGGFGVAIGFVHDWASRQNTRKSWDLVARYVVPELNGMLDAYRESREYVVAHRDSFERAGQAILAKINENPRAAEALKHSAGPNTPLGSHHEPDLKKAAKEGSGDD
- a CDS encoding SDR family NAD(P)-dependent oxidoreductase, translated to MGMLDGKVAIVTGAGRGIGREIATQLAGHGAKVVVNDLDDAPANETVDAIKAAGGEAIAYAGSVTEKDFAERFVQKAIDTWGNLHIIVNNAGYTWDAVIQKMSEEQFDAMIDVHLKAPWRICKAASEFIRVKSKEEAEKGGVTVRKVVNISSVSGTRGNAGQTNYSSGKAGVVGLTKTLAKEWGRYQVNVNAVAFGFIQTRLTEATDEKKMIDVEGNKVPIGVPTQNIAAIERMIPMGRGGTPAEAAGAVVMLCLPLSDYVSGQMLEVTGGN
- a CDS encoding LLM class flavin-dependent oxidoreductase, giving the protein MAPKQRMAVTVPAGPKLEDTAKRLQWAEANGYDDAWFSDSGAPDSLTAIAALAHRVERLRIGIAVTPVFSRTPAVLAATANVLGQALPGRFVFGLGASSQTMMQNWHGLEYEKPLTRVKETAVMVRSMLAGEKSDFDLETLKSHGYRQPPSDPMVPLYLAALRPKMIEMAAEVGDGVVFNLWPRKALPKMVEHVHTGAARGGKDGAGVEIVNRYMVLVTDDKAEARNRFRAAFAPYYATPVYNSFLAWAGYEDAARQIREGWAEKDRAKTTGALEDDLIDDIAVIGNEDECRERIRWAAETGIHTHIVAPLTQDPAEVERTFAAFRPEVFDLAA
- a CDS encoding SDR family oxidoreductase; translation: MSENRVALVTGAGSGVGQAAAVALSKAGYDLVISGRRTEKLDETAAAMGAGDDRVLKVQCDVGDPESVRLMFDACVDRFGRLDVLFNNAGTGAPPVPMDELTPEQWLTVVNANFNGVFYCTQNAFRVMKSQTPMGGRIINNGSISAHAPRPYSAPYTATKHAVTGLTRSTSLDGREFDIACSQIDIGNAATPMTARMPEGVPQPDGSVRAEPVMDVQHVADAVVYMANLPLDANVLFMTVMATKMPYVGRG
- a CDS encoding DUF1848 domain-containing protein, which encodes MEGEASVRGQPRAAEGVRRAQPEPLIVSASYRSDVPAFHGPRFLSQLRAGFADVPNPYGSRPYRVSLEATDVDGFIFWTRNARPFREGLAAAGKRAPFVVQYTVTGYPETLERGVPPADHAIAEMRRIVGDFGPGTVVWRYDPVIWTSETDAAFHRQNFARLADALTGVTDEVTLSAATLYAKSRRNLKRHAPALAVDDPPDEEKRGLLGDLGAIAAARNMTATLCSQPHLLSDNLKPAKCVDAARLARIGGAAFRAKRKGNRPGCECAESRDIGRYDSCAHGCLYCYAVNDHEKVTLAV
- a CDS encoding DUF1244 domain-containing protein, with amino-acid sequence MDQKTETELQAAAFRRLVSHLRENTDVQNIDLMNLAGFCRNCLSNWYREAAEDKGIEMSKEESREIIYGMPYSEWKAKHQSEASPEQQKAFAERNPNH
- a CDS encoding carboxylate-amine ligase, with product MTAEPQFTIGIEEEYLLIDPETRDLAADPPESILERAQKLAPDQLVTPEFLRAQIEVGTRVCRTVGEARTALTELRRAVRDAVAEEGLAFAAASTHPFAEWTRQHPTRKERYETLARDLQAVVRRLLICGMHVHVCIDDEDLRIDLMNQVRYFLPHLLALTTSSPFWQGRRSGLSSYRLTVFDALPRTGMPETFSSYGEYERLVHQFINAGVIEDATKLWWDIRPSAKFPTLEMRVTDVCTRLDDAIAVAALFTCLLRMLWRLKRRNQRWRIYPAALIKENRWLAMRHGARGALVDFGIGEQVPFADLLEEILELTAEDAEALGCQAEVRHARNIAMRGTSADLQMATFEKRLAAGDGEAAAFRAVVDELIAHSAEGLD